The window GGACGCGGGATCGGCGCGGCCACCGCCGTGGCCCTCGCCGAAGCGGGCGCCGACGTGGTCATCGCCTCCCGTACTTCCGCCCAGCTCGACGAGGTCGCCGGGCGGGTCTCGGCCGCGGGCCGCCGCGCCGTCCCCGTGCCGGTCGACCTCTCCTCGCCCGACGCCGCGGCAGCGCTCGCTTCGGTGGCCGTGTCGGAGTTCGGCCGGCTCGACCTGGTGGTCAACAACGTCGGCGGCACGTACCCGCGGCCCCTGCTGGAGACGACCGCGGAGTTCCTCGAGGAAGCGTTCCGCTTCAACGTCGCGACGGCCCATGCGCTGACGGTGGCGGCGGCACCTTCGCTGGTGCGGACGGGCGGCTCGGTCGTCAACATCTCGTCGGTGATGGGCCGGCTCTCCGGCCGCGGCTTCGCGGCGTACGGGACCGCGAAGGCGGCCCTCGCCCACTACACGCGCCTGGCGGCGGCGGACCTGGCGCCGAAGGTGCGCGTGAACGCGATCTCGGTGGGCTCGGTGGCGACGTCGGCGCTGGAGATCGTCGTCGGCAACCCGGAGCTGAAGGCGAAGATGGAGTCGGCGACCCCGCTGGGCAAGATCGGCGAGGCCGAGGACATCGCGGCGACGGTGGTCTTCCTGGCGTCGCGGGCCGGCGGGTACATCACCGGCAAGATCCTCGAGGTCGACGGCGGCCTGCAGGCCCCCAACCTGGAACTGGGCCTGCCCGATCTTTCCTGACCTTTCGCTACCCGGGACTGTCGGTAGTCCCGGGTAGCGTGGAAAACGGGGGCTGCTCAGTCCTGGTCGGTCTTCTTCGGCTCTTCGGCCGGAGCTTCTTCAGCGGGCTTCTCGGCCGAAGCCTCCGCCGCCACCTTCGCGTGCTCGGGCTCCTCCGCCGAAGCCGAAGATTCCTCGACCGGCGCCTCATCGGGCCCCGGCGCGTCCTTGCTCCGCAGCGTCTCCGGCAGCTCCCGCGGCCCGCGCTTCCCCGCGAGCACGAAGTACACCACCGCCGCGGCGAACAGCAGGATCGACGTCCAGACGTTCACCCGCAGGCCGAGGATGTGGTTCGCGTTGTCCATCCGCATCGTCTCGATCCAGCCGCGGCCCACCGTGTACCCGGCGACGTACAGCGCGAACGCGCGCCCGTGCCCAAGCTTGAAGCGCCGGTCCGCCCAGACCACCAGCAGCGCGACCAGCAGGTTCCAGATCAGCTCGTACAGGAACGTCGGGTGGACCGGGCTCTCCGGCAGCGGGATGTGCCCGGTCGCCACCCCGTTGAGCGTGTTGCCCGGGTCGTCCGGGTTGAAGCGCTGGTAGACCTCCAGGCCCCACGGCAGGTCCGTGTGCGCGCCGTAGAGCTCCTGGTTGAAGTAGTTGCCGATGCGGCCGATGGCCTGCGCCACGACGATGCCCGGGGCGAGCGCGTCCGCCATCGCCGGCAGCGGGATGCCCTTGCGGCGGCACGCGATCAGCGCGCCCACCGCGCCGAGGGCGATGGCGCCCCAGATGCCGAGGCCGCCGTCCCAGATCGCGAACGCGTTCCAGGGGTTCTTGCCCTCGGTGAAGTACAGCTCGGGGTCGGTGATCACGTGGTACAACCGGCCGCCGACCAGGCCGAACGGGACGGCGAACACGGCCAGGTCGATGACCGTGCCCTTGGTGCCGCCGCGGGCGGCCCAGCGCCGCTCCCCCCACCAGATCGCCACGATGATGCCGGCGATGATGCACAGGGCGTACGCACGGATCGGGATCGGTCCCAGGTGCCAGACCCCCTGGTCGGGGCTCGGGATCGTCGCGAGGTAGGCGGGAATCACCGGGCCACCGTAGCGCTAGCGCGGCTCCGCATCCACAGCGGCCAGGTAG of the Amycolatopsis sp. NBC_01488 genome contains:
- a CDS encoding SDR family oxidoreductase, with protein sequence MILDRFKLTDQVAVITGAGRGIGAATAVALAEAGADVVIASRTSAQLDEVAGRVSAAGRRAVPVPVDLSSPDAAAALASVAVSEFGRLDLVVNNVGGTYPRPLLETTAEFLEEAFRFNVATAHALTVAAAPSLVRTGGSVVNISSVMGRLSGRGFAAYGTAKAALAHYTRLAAADLAPKVRVNAISVGSVATSALEIVVGNPELKAKMESATPLGKIGEAEDIAATVVFLASRAGGYITGKILEVDGGLQAPNLELGLPDLS
- the lgt gene encoding prolipoprotein diacylglyceryl transferase, translated to MIPAYLATIPSPDQGVWHLGPIPIRAYALCIIAGIIVAIWWGERRWAARGGTKGTVIDLAVFAVPFGLVGGRLYHVITDPELYFTEGKNPWNAFAIWDGGLGIWGAIALGAVGALIACRRKGIPLPAMADALAPGIVVAQAIGRIGNYFNQELYGAHTDLPWGLEVYQRFNPDDPGNTLNGVATGHIPLPESPVHPTFLYELIWNLLVALLVVWADRRFKLGHGRAFALYVAGYTVGRGWIETMRMDNANHILGLRVNVWTSILLFAAAVVYFVLAGKRGPRELPETLRSKDAPGPDEAPVEESSASAEEPEHAKVAAEASAEKPAEEAPAEEPKKTDQD